The window agATTTGGGATCCCTGAATATTTGTATAGTGATGGGGCGACTAACTATACTAGTATCAAATTTAAAGAATTTGTTACTAGTTGGGGTTTTGTACACAAAACAAGCAGTCCTACCTATGCCCAGTCTAATGGATTAGCGGAGAGATATATTCAAATAACTAAGAatctttttaaaaaagctgattaTGAACAAAAAGATAGATACTTAAGCCTGTTAGAATATAGGAACACACCAATTTCAAaggaatttaattataatacgcCTTCAGAATTGTTAATGGGCAGGAAAATTAAGGGTTTGTTGCCTAGTATTCAGAAACCTAGTAAAGAAAATTGtaatgtgcaaaaaatattgtatgacaaTGCATGGAAACAAAAACAGTACTATGATAGAGGATCAAAAAACTTGGCAAAGCTAGATGAGGGTCAAAAAGTtgtattacttaataataataaacctaaCAGCTATGCTGAAGTAGTGAGAAAAGATAGCAGACCCAACTCTTTTCAAATTAAAACAGAAACTGGACAGAACTTGTTTAGGAATAGaaggtacttaataaattgtaaaaatcAGAGAGAAATGAAAACTGTAAGAGATAGCCCAATATTGTATAGCGATGAGGAGGAACCGTTGACAGTATTTGAAGGGTATAGAAGAAATAGTATTGCTGATATGACAGATGATAGCTATGTTTCAGAACAAAGTAAGAATATTGTTGATGTTCAGAACTACACAGAACAAAATGAGAATGGTCAAAGTATTGCTAATGAAAATAACAATTCTGCTATAAGAACTAGAGCAGGCCGACTGATTAAGAAACCTAGCTATCTCTGTGATTATCAAACTGATTGAATTTGATAGTTTATGCTTTTAtatgtgttttaattatttagctaTTATTGTAAAAAGTCTACTTGCTAGTAGACAGACATGTCATGGTTGTAGCTGCTTGAAAAGAAAGGGGATGTAAGAGGGATATTATAAGTAGACTATGGAACACCAGACATTGTCATGATGGCTTGATGTATGTAGACAGTGTTGATTAAATAAagataacttttaataaaaacatcttCTTATTTACACATCCTAGATTGATAAACTACGTAAATATGTGTTGAGCCAGTTATATACAATATATGTAGGACGGAATACATTGTAATGTAGGAATAAGTATAAGTAATTCTGTCGTTCTTTTACGTTTAATTATACGGCTAAActatataatttaatagacaGAAAGGGCGGTCATTGACGAGGTACTTGATTTCGAACAATACTGGCAGACGGAGTAGAATGGGTTCGAAGAAGGGAGGTAGGCCAAAGAAAAGGTGGCGACTGTTTGAGCGACGATATGAATTATGAACAgagaaccacgttcgacgtgctgcctctctatcgcacttgtaaattcgtacgtaagtgtaacaaggaggcaacacttcgaacgtggttcgcggtaggccctcagagggGATATGAATGAAAAGTTGATGGATGACATCGAGGTACCTACAGAAGACAAGAACATGCTCCGCTGAACCCAATTATAAGGTTAAGGGCAAGTAATTATATTTTGAGATCAACTCTAGAGATGAAACACTGACGGGCGAAGTCTCAAACACAgtttatgaaaataactattctacaGAAAACTATTCGACATTTCATGAGCAAATGACAAGCCCCGTTTAGATGGGCCCAAGAGcttgcatgcgattttcgttacattgcggtatttggtcgatGGACTACAActacattattataaatataatttggcAAACAATTTCCGTCGGTagagaatttaaaaaatataggcgcgaagggtgGTCCAATAgaacattttaatttcgcgcctttttctattgataAAGTGGGTTTGTCAAAGTATAGTTAGCAATGTATCTAATATTGCATGcaagggggccgatttttgaatttcgactgttcgatttcgtgtatttcgttcaataatatctccactgctaggcatttaaattctactaatagaattgaaatcgagtggtcaataccactagattccaaatttctatcactcgtatttcaaaaatcagcatttagCCGTTtaccaccgattttcgagtgacgaaatcgagcgatcgaaattcaaaaatcggccccctgttctCGCACCGTGTGTTCTCGCAATTTAGAAGCTAAACTCAAATTTAAATTACGAACAGTTATTGTCCGTGCCCTGCCCAATAATAAATGCGCATTTTTTCCTAATGTTGTACGTAAGTACTCGAGGCTTTGCCTGCCAACGACGCGACCTGATGGCTAACATTAAAACATTTCCAAATAACTcaattacacttttctttttcAGGAAGAACAAAATTACGTCTTTTCTTGTTTCTAAGCGCCACCGGGGCAACGAGtaagaaaatattaaacaaacgAAAAAGAAGGGGAGGTAAAACGTAAAATATTACTGTCAGAAAGGTCATTCGCTTCTGACTAATGATGCCTAATTACGATTGTCTTTTCCTCATCAGTCATCActcatattttaatatatttacagaAACAAACCTAATGAAGATACTTGTGATAAGCTTAgatataagtacataattgtgtgtttttagtcttaacatatattttataataatattatgttggtTTCAAATAGTTGTGGACACCTATTTGAAAAAGATGGGACTGGTGGACTGTATGATTGATGAATAAAAGTGAGTTTTACCTTTGATATTTCTATATTTCATTACgttttatgttaatatttacaAGGATCAGAAAACCACAGCgtttgacaaccaaaccaatgaATCTAAAAATCTGATGTGTCAGTTTCTTCTTTTGAATTTATAATCGGAAAGAAGAATAAAAACTCTAAAGAGTCTGCAACACTATTACTAAAACGTTTATCTGTTTGACATTCCTATTTAGATACTTaactcatcatcttcatcttcctcgcgttgtcccggcatttttgccacggctcatgggagcctggggtccgcttggcaactaatcccagtaattggcgtgggcactagtttttacgaaagcgactgccatctgaccttccaacccagagagtaaactaggcccgtattgggattagtccggtttcctcacgatgttttccttcaccgaaaagcgactggtaaatatcaaatatttcgtacataagttccgaaaaactcattggtacgagccggggtccGAACCCGTAACTACCgacctaaaatattttgtaaatatacttacttattgatTATACGACTATACAAATCAAGAGTTTAAATTGAGGTCCTAGGTCCTTGTtaatgataatttgataaacattTAAACGATTATTGTTTTTCTGTGGATACCGTGAATACAGTAAAGAAAGAAATGAACAAAAGATAAAGTAGGTAAAATTATTGCTAAAAAGGGCAAACTTACTAAATCATCTTAAAGATTATTCGTTTACAGGGGTAAGAACACAATAAAAATTTAATACGCGCCTGTTCTTGGGGATGGTCCtgtatagggtttgcacgacggatccgaaacgtatgggaagatccgcggatccggataatttcatacatttcggatccggattgcaaaccctagtcctgTAGATTTGTAAACCACTCGAGAACGAGTTTCGATAAAATTTACTATAGAAGAAACATCGATTTAGCTAGGTGGTTGCTTTGCTAAAATGCCTCAGATATTATGTCGTTTCCtcataaaattaaatcaatttggACCTAATAAAGTCACAAGTCTCTGTGCCTTGAACATAACTGGGAAccttataatgtaataataaagtCCAACGAAGGTTGATCGTTGATCAACAATTCAGTTAAGTTTTGATTGGCGCCCCCTTTCAACTGACGGTGGATCAAAGAATCGTTAATAGAGTTAAACTCTACGAAGACCGCGCTACTAGTTGAATTTATTAGCTCCCGTTAAATTATTTTCCTATTAACATGTTTATGTCGGATTGAATACATACAGATGAGTCGAGAAtaatatacttaggtaggtacttataatggaCATCCGCAAGGAATAAATCGTTTCTACGTACTTAACTTAACGAGACTTAAGTAAAGTTATGGCTATTcttggatttcacatcaaaatttCATTGAATAAAGTCTTGCTGTCATTGGATGATTAAGTTTACCTacactaaaaacaataaaatgtcatcatcataatcttccttgcgttgtcctggctttttgccacggctcctTGTAGCCCGGACCCCGCCGTCAGACTTGATAAAAACGATAAATTTTATCAGAttatatgtaatttaattaaatatcaatcCTGATATtaccgggtcactcacgtatttttctATCTATTTTACCGACCTTTGACCCGTGAACGTGTCtcgtttaatataaatatagatatatttaatatttatgtcCGACTCTTTCGGGAATTTTATAGGTAGTTAGTTAAAATCtcagagtaggtaggtacctactaggtaggtggaaaatattgtatataggtatatacaatATTTTCCAAGGTAAATCTAAAATAAGCTCTCAGCTTTCTATTAGTTTTTCGCGTTTGACAACCctgatttttatttcattgtctAACCAGACATTTAATGCAATTTCACAAAATATGTTAAACTTAATTTAAGATTAGACAGTCATATTGAAATTTCATtaaatcattaggtattgaaatattagaatagaatttgacatttaaattcCTCGACATACCTGCTATACTTATTGGTGCGTCCCTGGCGAGGCGGTTAGATAACGTCACGCTCCAGGCTCCCAGGCCAAAGGTCGTAACCTTTAACCACCGGCCCTCTTCAAAACAAAAACACCAATCGATAatgacaaattaataaaaatatacttacgcCGAAATTCGTCACAGCTCCTGACGCGATGTGATTTACTGTCGTCTGTTAGCACCACTAATCGTTCGCTTATGTATTCGATTTGTCAACATAACACTTTATCACTCAAAATGTCCCGATATTTAATTGCATCACTCGACTGTTCGATTGGCTCTCTGTGCCGCTTGGTTATTTAATCATTTTGCATGAAACGGTTCTGCCGGTAGCGCGGCCGGCGACGCGCGGTCTCACCCACAGTTCCCTGAAAACTGAAAGAGAAAAGCCTGAAGCCTACGGGAAACTGGAGCCTGGGAGCGAAAAACGTTGAGCGTCTGAGAGGACCCGGGACATACTGCCGGCTTGCTCACTCGTAGTGACTCAGCCGTGAGTCAGAGTAGGATTGACGGATTCCTAGGTTCGCTCGCCAAGCGGCGGTGCGCCCCGAAGTTAGTCGGTAACGGGCGCCCGCTAGCGAAAGCTCAATGAACAACGACAATTCATTACATCAGTAGGTATATGAAAATGACAATTCTGAGATGCTTTTAGTGCCCTTCCGCTGAAGCGGTTTAGCTTGAAGTGCATGACTTCGTTTATCATATTCAAGCTCTTTTCGCGCGGTGGGAAAATGTTCCTTCGTTGACTATATACCGAAACTTATCTCGCCATTTTTGCAGAGACGTAATTTTacttaaatttaggtattattaagCGATTGATATACATACTAtacctaagtatttttatataagGTATTCCCGGGCAATTAAGGCATGTTGGCAAACAAATAATTGGAAATATCCTTTATCTATGATAAGTGTTGTGTAAACATAAACAAAAGCGACCTTGTTTCATGTGAAATTCGAGATTATACTGTATACCTACCAAGTGAAGTCATTCATTTAAAGTGAATTAAGTTATTAGgttatacgtaggtacctaactcgTAACGTGAACAAGTATAGCAAGAAACTAAGTTTTTTTCGagctgtatgtacctacctacattttttgataaagaagttttaattaagtaagtaatttagATCTTAGGTTACTTAAGTTCCATAACTGTCCAATAATGTATTTAGAGATCATAAACTTTATAAACCCGAGCAGCAATAAAGGCGAGTAGCCCCTGCGTATAAAGTTACGCGCCGTAAAGCGCATTTACTCAACTTTACGGCTTTAATAAGTGCACAAATTCTAGAAAATTTAaagacatattttatttatttatttttaggtttaaacTCCGACGGTGGTTTCTGTGACAGAGAGGTCCAGTCGCGGAAGCTGAGGACTTTCGTTCAAAATGATAAATCCAACCTCAGACATCGGAGGCCTATCATCTCTTTATTTATATCGTGTAGTATTTTAAAAGAAGCGTCCATTAATTATATGAAGTGTTGAGGGGGAGGGGGTCTCGGCAAATATCAagtattacattaaaatatgttttaggtAAATCAGGGCAGTATTATACAGGTACATACTACTGACCCTTACAGGATTAGACAGTATGGGTAGCACAGAAcaagggtacgtgtcgccgccggttttgagcaaacgctcgcatgctactcgcccgcgctgaccgaaaaacgaagtaaacatgccttttgcgccacaataaccttcagattaagaagccagacatcaaatctgtctaaaggaggcgtatccattcaccacgcacacaagtttttactaccgttgcgcgagtgttagtaaatgtggagaggaacgagccgcgacaccggttccgatactaactgcgcgcgatagccattctaacctctttaatatgttctgtgatggGTAGCCTGTGTTTGgaaataggtacataactagTTGTGATGACGATCCTATATAGATTACATAGGAAGCGTTATCTGGATGTTTATCAGCATTACTGTGAGCAAACATGTTTGTACACTTTTAGGCCATtgggtataggtacttaatacgtATCTAGTAGAAAAGTAATAGAAAGTAGTTAGTAGTAGTTAAagccaaaaaaataattactccCCACTGTACGTGTAGGGGAGGTgccccaattttttttatatctacttTTCATTTTACTAAGTATAGAAGTTATaaccacggaaccctaaaaacctaccttacgggatgacagatgccacgaaaagtcacgtgactacttCCATACACTATAGTTTCGATCGATTGTCGGCTTGGCTATGCCCCCAAGCCCCCCAACCAACCTTACGTACCATGAGTAGACACTTGACGTTTACgtagcgactgcgtaaactgCAATTCCCTCTCTGAATAGTCTGaatgcgatcgagttcacgcagAAGCTAACGTAAATGTCAAGTGGCAACTCGGGGTAGCCGCGCAAGCCCACCAGCGGCCGCGACCGGATTTGAGATGGTACTATTATATGATACAACTTTCACATAATCCATTTGTTCTCTCTACCTCGtttatttagcattagaaaaaaggtaaacaattttgaagtgtctttttattgaaaaacacttgaaaaaaaataagttacagGAAAATTCTAACAATTATATAGCAaggatatatatgtaggtacttacattgttttgccttagtaagtaggtaatactttttatttaaaaaaatgcgttTTTCTACAAGGCGTGTCAAGATTGTTAATCATTTTTCTAGTGTTAAAATAACGAGGTATAGTATAGTTGTATGtgtatttattataagtatataggtactcCTCTACCGCAATGTAGACATTACAAACTAGATTTATAATGAATAGATTGCTAATAGATAACTTAACAAAGCTATATACTCTTTTACCATCGTTTGGGAACCAAATCAATTATATTGACCAGCATTTAGCATCATTAAATATCATTATGCCTACTATCTATGGTTTGAGCCAGTTAACAACGCAAATGCTTGTTCGATAAATTAGCATGCTTATAGTTATACGGAACGTTAAGTCAGAATAAGAGGTTCATTGTTAGAATTTATACAAGGATAGTGTATAGAGTCCTCTTTATTCATATATAAAAATGCATAGTTTGAtaataattcataaatattaattaatttgataGAGATTACTTCTTAATCATAGGTTTGGGAATGTTTATGAAATCTTATTTATCTTGATAAGTATAAAACAATTGCCTGCATGAATAATTTGATAAGTAAACAATATAAATGAGATTCTCAAGTCACAACACATAATAAAAAACACTTACCTACAATCTACAGTGAAAATGTATTAGTATGCTAAGGCATGAcatactattttatacttactCTATTAAGGCATTTTGTTATTACACCACTAACTCTACACTGTCTTAAATCAAAATTGTGCAAAATTTACACTTTGAAATGAGAAAaaatttataatacctactaaaaagcaTCTTTACTGAAGACAGTTATAAAAAGTTAGCATAAAATGCAGGTATAAgtactaaaaactaaatataaattgGACGGAAAAAAATTATAAGACACAAATACAAGGCCTTgacatttacttacctactctattgataaaatacatataagtatggTATCTatcatttcattaaaaaagtTAGTTTTAATGTATACCTAAGTACTAAAAACTGAGAACTAATAAAACGGACGGAACAAAATGACAACATTACAtacaaatttacaatatttaaactCTTGTCATTTTCTAACTCTATTGAAAAATACATATAGGCACAACAAGTTTACACTTGTTTACATAAATGGTCTGTAAACATTCATAAAGTGATAGTTTCAAAGTtaactatgtataattttcaaATTGGTAATGCAATTGtcaattttatataatatgcaGAAACGCTAATACTTGTTACTTGATACTATAATTACAGGTGAACACCTAAGAAATAACTTTCTTCCATTATCAGATAAattttaaagaatttaaaatattattaaaacagcTACTTTTGGTTAGAATCCAACTAGAATCCAATTATAGTGGGcattattgttttaaaaaaatcatgacCAATAAAGTATTTTTGAACATGACATTCATTACAATAGTATAATGGTTCACTAGGTTCACAAACTGGCCAAATAACATAACAACTTTAAAATAGTTTATAGCTATTCTTCTGAGTGCAATGTGTATTAGAATGTATATAACCACCAGTAATGATTATGCACAAATGCTCTTTCAGCCTTTGAAGATACTATTTAATCTTAATGCCAATACAATTAGGTAACTTGGAAACTACAACTTAGTACATCACAAAACAAGTTTGTGCAAGTACGCTAAAACTATGGTACTCAAAGTCAGTGCAATGGAAGAGGTAATGAATGATGAACCGTTGCATTCGTCCGAAGCACAGTAGCACTCCTCCCAATAGACGCCATTTTCATACACCCCCCAGTTGCACACTGTGGTCACTCCAGTATCTGCTATTGAGGCACAGCGGCGAATCACTTGACGCCATCTACCATCCCCTGGAaagtacataaaaaataaattaactacatTATTTAACTATTTGCTAACATGTACAATGATCTAACATGTCAGTATGGATAAAGATtagactaagtgtaaggcctgagtggacgctagagttgggcgtgcagcggggcggggcgtgcggcgtgcatgttaaacaaatgcaaacgtataggagcggccttagtgcacgctgctcaaatcccttgggagctcgacgccacgctgcacgccccgccgaacgctccgcttcgagcgtccactcaggccttatacttAGAGTATGCAACCTGCAGCTACTCAAACTACTTACAAATAAACCCTTTAGGCCCTTGCTGAGTCAGTTTCATGCAAAACGCTCCCTGTATATTCGTTTCTTCGCTGTAGCAGTCAACTGCTATGTGACTCTCTTTGTCGAATGACTTATAAGCGCCGCAAGTATCTTCTAGCAAGTTTTGGGACGATGCACATTGATAACATCGTACGCTGAAAACTAAAATAGTTGTTAAATCAAAATGTCTTTATAGATTACAGGACATTTATGAATGAAATCTGTTTACCTGCTGGCAGTGTACATGCGAAAATCAATACACTGTATAAAGTTgtcatatttaaaatataatcttTAACAAAGcatgaaaataattaaattgtttcACAAAACAAAGTCGTAAACTCAACACACGACAGTTCAACAGTTTTGAAAcagaaatgaatgaatgacaagaatgaaatgaatgatcACACCCAATATATAGCGTTGTGACCACAATTTGTATGATTTACGGTTTTTAGCTAGATCTAATAGTCTTCACAGACAACCGCACCGCAcgtatcgatagtgtgtaacaAAGAATACAATACTCATTAGGAGGTGCGATGCGGTAATGTGTTATGCCTTGAAGGTAGTCAACGGACGCAGCTAGAAGTGAGAGCgaaaaagaactattttgacCGCACCAAGTTCGCGGTTCGGTACGCCCGTCTGTAATCGCTTTAAAGTTGAACACAGCGTCATATATAATCTGTGACAGCGTGCTTTCTTTATCTGTGGTAATTTTAACATCTGTCAAACTGAAGACAAAAAGTTAACTCCAAACGTTCgcctaaaatttatattttgttaattcgTGTATGAAATCATTATAGATATAGGAGAAAATGACTGAGTTTTTTAAGATTATGATCTGTCTGACTATCATCTTTGCCTTGGCGCCATACGGTAATATTTGAAGTGATTTAATTGAAATTTCGTTAGCCGCACCACACCcattatgtttaggttgttaTGGTTCAATTTTGATTTCAGCGTCTGCAATAAAATGTTGGAATTGTCGATCCAACAATGATCCCAAGTGTGCTGACCCTTTCGACAACAGTACCGTACCGATAACGGATTGCGTGCAAGAAAAAGGACTGCCTCATTTGCCGGGCGTGAGGCCGACAATGTGCCGCAAAATTAGACAAAAAGGTAAATTCAACTGATAGAACACATTCTGATTATGTATTTAAATGTCATTTCCATCCCTTTTAATAGCAGTACGCGTTGCACCGCTCCGCCGCTACGTTGGTTCTGCGCCGAAGTTTGAGTCGTGTTTTCCAATCAAAAGCCACCGATATTGATGATAGAGGAGTCAAATTATTGTAGCTGTAGCCTACATCCGTTGAGAAAATACCCAGCAGAAACCCAAGCTAGTTT of the Cydia amplana chromosome 14, ilCydAmpl1.1, whole genome shotgun sequence genome contains:
- the LOC134653836 gene encoding uncharacterized protein LOC134653836, producing MTTLYSVLIFACTLPAVFSVRCYQCASSQNLLEDTCGAYKSFDKESHIAVDCYSEETNIQGAFCMKLTQQGPKGFIWDGRWRQVIRRCASIADTGVTTVCNWGVYENGVYWEECYCASDECNGSSFITSSIALTLSTIVLAYLHKLVL